The following proteins are co-located in the Pedobacter frigiditerrae genome:
- a CDS encoding ABC transporter permease has protein sequence MFKLNLKIALRNLFKNKVYAAINIGGLAIGLTAFVLLLLFVNHQSSYDKWSPELKNVYQVREFHDFFTPDNKPYWQQRSESRIATVLKEKIPQFKYVTKASEGWGDGYSVKIDKNSPVIVKDIVDADSLFFKVFPYEFIGGNELTAINAPNTIVLKQSVAFRLFGTDKVIGRQLKLVRWRSDEGNLMTVTGVVKDPSTSESLAFNAVTHTGDRDADPDQISNSNYTGIYVRAEKSLDTNVLNKSLLNVYVDYKKALLKARGTTYEEFYKEKNRKAGLKVLPISEVYSTPSFSENWLDKIKPIIALSIFLLIISVINFVNLATAQSVQRAKEVGVKKVLGAYKKQLLLQFLIESAIQTLTSLFITIILVELFLPAFSNHFDVQLSFWHSNQLFSIIAQLLGLFVLITLLAGFYPAMVLAKYNPVKVLKGNYESGFSGIALRNGLVVLQFIIAVTFIIGIGVMYKQNDYMASKDLGFDRDKLINISTNYDEGDAFVESIKRMPSVKYVATTTQVMGNTFNTSRELTFNNQKFEVNAVTVTMDALPALGVKVISGRIFGKEYAQDTINSVVLNQTAANLLGKNLVGKTFTSGPKNDVFQVVGVIKDYNNESFEKAVLPTIYKVTHLGGSSNTNNLLVRFDNNHYQTAIKTIEAEWKKVYPDFPMIYTSVEDAFQKELKPSIRLMQIVVLFSIISVVLSLLGLFALSTFMAKRRTKEIAIRKILGASDFQIINMLNRSFMILVISANLISWPIAFILTKKWLEGFAYRIDMPFWPFAIATLTSVIIAVFTVSLQARKAAVNNPVDALKYE, from the coding sequence ATGTTCAAACTCAACCTAAAAATCGCCCTTCGAAATTTATTTAAGAACAAAGTTTATGCTGCCATTAATATTGGCGGATTAGCAATCGGTCTTACGGCTTTTGTGCTTTTATTGTTATTTGTAAATCACCAATCAAGTTACGATAAATGGAGCCCTGAACTGAAAAACGTTTATCAAGTTAGAGAATTTCACGATTTTTTCACGCCAGATAACAAGCCTTATTGGCAACAACGAAGTGAATCAAGAATTGCAACGGTTCTAAAGGAAAAGATACCACAGTTTAAATATGTAACTAAGGCTAGCGAGGGTTGGGGAGATGGTTATTCTGTAAAAATTGATAAAAATAGTCCCGTAATTGTTAAAGATATAGTTGATGCTGATTCACTTTTCTTTAAAGTGTTTCCGTATGAGTTTATTGGGGGCAATGAATTAACTGCTATTAATGCACCAAATACTATCGTTTTAAAACAGAGTGTAGCTTTTCGATTATTTGGAACCGATAAAGTAATAGGTAGGCAGCTGAAGTTAGTAAGATGGAGAAGCGATGAGGGCAATTTAATGACTGTAACAGGTGTGGTTAAAGACCCCTCAACTTCTGAAAGCCTAGCGTTTAATGCCGTTACCCATACAGGAGACAGAGATGCAGACCCAGACCAAATTAGCAATTCAAATTATACGGGAATTTATGTTCGGGCTGAGAAATCTCTAGATACAAATGTCCTAAACAAAAGCCTTCTAAACGTTTATGTGGATTATAAAAAGGCACTGCTGAAAGCTAGAGGAACAACTTATGAAGAGTTTTATAAAGAAAAAAACAGAAAAGCAGGGCTGAAAGTATTACCAATTAGTGAAGTATATTCAACGCCTTCATTTTCAGAAAACTGGTTAGATAAAATTAAGCCAATTATTGCATTATCTATTTTCTTGCTAATTATTTCAGTTATCAACTTTGTAAATTTAGCTACAGCTCAATCTGTTCAACGGGCAAAAGAAGTAGGGGTAAAAAAGGTATTAGGCGCATATAAAAAACAATTGTTGCTGCAATTTTTAATTGAGTCGGCTATCCAAACGCTTACATCTCTTTTTATCACAATAATACTGGTCGAATTATTTTTACCGGCTTTTAGCAATCATTTTGATGTGCAGCTTAGCTTTTGGCATAGCAATCAACTGTTTTCGATTATTGCTCAATTGCTAGGCTTATTTGTACTTATAACTTTACTGGCAGGTTTTTACCCAGCTATGGTTTTAGCAAAATATAATCCTGTTAAGGTATTAAAAGGAAATTACGAAAGTGGTTTTAGCGGCATTGCACTAAGAAATGGTTTAGTGGTTTTGCAATTTATCATAGCAGTAACCTTTATCATTGGCATTGGTGTCATGTATAAACAGAATGATTACATGGCTAGTAAAGATTTGGGTTTTGATCGAGATAAATTGATAAACATTTCTACTAATTATGATGAAGGAGATGCGTTTGTAGAGAGTATCAAACGGATGCCATCAGTAAAATATGTGGCAACAACAACCCAAGTTATGGGAAATACTTTCAATACCTCAAGAGAACTCACCTTTAACAATCAGAAATTTGAAGTTAATGCAGTAACAGTTACCATGGACGCATTGCCAGCATTGGGTGTAAAAGTGATAAGTGGAAGAATTTTTGGAAAAGAATATGCACAAGACACCATTAACTCAGTTGTGTTGAATCAAACAGCAGCAAATTTATTGGGTAAAAATTTGGTAGGCAAAACATTTACGAGCGGTCCAAAAAACGATGTTTTTCAAGTTGTTGGGGTTATTAAAGATTATAACAACGAAAGCTTTGAAAAGGCAGTTTTACCTACCATCTATAAAGTAACTCATTTAGGAGGTTCATCAAATACCAATAACTTGTTAGTTCGTTTTGATAATAATCATTATCAAACAGCAATTAAAACAATAGAGGCAGAGTGGAAAAAGGTATATCCCGATTTTCCAATGATTTACACTTCTGTGGAAGATGCTTTTCAAAAAGAACTAAAACCCTCAATTAGATTAATGCAGATTGTTGTGCTTTTTAGCATCATTTCAGTTGTACTTTCATTGCTAGGCTTGTTTGCGCTATCTACCTTTATGGCGAAACGCAGAACAAAAGAAATTGCAATCCGTAAAATATTGGGGGCGTCAGATTTCCAAATCATTAATATGCTAAATAGATCATTTATGATTTTGGTGATTAGTGCAAACTTAATTAGTTGGCCAATCGCCTTTATATTAACTAAAAAATGGTTGGAAGGATTTGCATACAGAATTGATATGCCTTTTTGGCCATTTGCCATTGCAACCTTAACTTCTGTAATTATTGCTGTATTTACGGTTAGTTTACAGGCGAGAA